The window GCCGTTGGCGTGAAGAAGAAAAAGGTCGACGCCAAGGGCGACAAGAAGAAAACCGGCGCCAAGGCACCGACCAAGCGCAAGATCGCCAACCGCCCGAAGACCGACGCTTTGTCGCTGGTCAGCAAGGACGGCATGGCCCCACTCAAGCGCCGCAAGCCGGAAGCGCCGGCTGCTGAATAAACCGCTGTCAGTCAGTTAAGGTACGGCGAGCACAAAACCTGTGGCTAGGGGCTTTTGTGGCGAGGGGGCTTGCCCCCGTTGGGTCGCGAAGCGGCCCCCCATGCTCTCTGGAAAGAAGGGACTGCTGCGCAGTCCAACGGGGGCAAGCCCCCTCGCCACAGGGTTAGTGTCGTGCCTGACTGATCGCCAATAGCTGTAGCTTTTCAATAAAAAACCCGGACAGTGTCCGGGTTTTTTTACGTCCAGCGTTTGTCAGCTCCCCAACAGCCCACTGGTGTCCGCATCAAAGCGTTGCTTGGCTTGATCAGCCTTCGGTTTGAGTAACGCGAGCAGCGCGGCTTCGCTGTACAACTGAGTGACTGCCAGTTCCCTGGGCGTCGGCTCAATCGGGATCAGCACGTCTTCAGTGTCGGCATGCAGCCAGATCGCCACAAGGTGCAGCGCCGAAACAAACAACACCCGCAGTTCCACTGTTTTACCCTGCAGTTGCGGCGACTGTTCCGCCAGTTTCAACGCGCCGACCGTCGCGGCCGCCATGGCCCCGTGGTTCAGCGAGGCGAACTCGACATGGCCGCGGACGTCGGCCAATTGCGCATCGGCAATCGTCACGCCATTGGAAAACACCAGGTAATGCCAATCGCCCACCTTGGCGTCTTTCAGGCCTTTGCCCTGGCTCACATCCTCCAGGCTGAGTGAGTAACCCCGGTAAGCCTCGCTGAGGCTGATCTTGCCGGGCGTGGCGTTGGCAAACTGGCGATTGACGCCGAAGCCTTGGGTTTGCAGGGCAGCTTGCAGCGCCGGACGCAAGGTCTGCACGCCGTTGGAAGGCGCCTTTGGATAAGTCAGTTGCATGATGTCGCCCTCCTAGTTTTTAACGGTGAAGTAAGTGTTGGTCCAGTTGCCGCCGCCGTTGTAAGAACCGGGGAACGAGTTCAACGCGCGGGTCGAGTAGCCGTAGATCGAGTCTGCGACCAGCACGTAGTTGCCGTTGGTGCCATAGATCGTCAGGAAGTGCGCACCGCCACCGTACCAGGCACACCGCAAACCGATCGGTCGGCCCATGTTGATCTGGTTCTGGATGGCCGACATCTGCAGCGAACCCTGGTTCATGCCGTTGAAACTGCGGGTAATCCTCAGGGCTGTATCCAGATAGCCGTACACGTTGCACGGCCCCGGTTGATTGCAGCAGTTGCGGTCGAGTGCAGTGGTGGCCACGCCACATTGGGTCCAGGACCCGGTGCCGTAATAGTTGCCAACCGAGGCGGAAACCGCCGCCCAGCACCAGTTGGTCTGGGTTTGCTTCTGCATTGTGAAGTTGAGACTGGCAGCAGCCAGTGCGCTGAGGGGGGCAGCCGATTCGACATCGGACAGTTGCGGGTTAAGCAGGTGACCGGTCAGGCACCTTGGCAGGGTTTCGCCGGTGAATGACGTGGCTTCAGTGGTTAACATTTTTTCAATCCTCCATGAGTGAAAACAAGCGTCCAGCTTGTGGGTCTGTAGCGGTGTAACAGAGCGATCGGCGTGTGCGGTTTGCCATGTTGTATGGCCGGCTCCGATCCAGGCTCGGGGTAACCTTAGGTAGATATATGCGTCTGTGCAAATAATTAAATGCACTAGTGCAAATTCCAGATCGAAAGGACGGCGCCTTTGGCAGCGCCGGAAGAAGCGTCATTTTTGCGTCGGAGTGACCGAAGGCTGCAATCCCTGGTTTCAGCTCTCGGCCTTTTTATCTGCCGTCTTCAGCTCTTTCAGCCGCTGATCAATCAGCTGGCATTTGTCGGGAAGATCCGCGCTGGCGGTGCCCAAATCCATCTTCTGCAACTCGGCGTTGATCTCTTTGGCCTTGGCCGGGTTCTGCTCGGTGAGTTTGGTCACTTCCTTGGCCAGTTGTTCACGCTTGGCTGTGGCTTCTTCAGGAGTGCAGGCCCAAGCGGGGAGGGCACAGGCGAGGGTGGTGACGAGGGTGAGTTTCAGCAGGGTTTTCATTGTGAGCCTCGGTTCCGTTTCGGGCGGTTAAACGGTTGAGGCTGTTGGGCTATTAAAGTTCACTCATCATCCTTTAGTCGGGTAGACATTACCGTTCGTCGACTTTTTATCTCCTCTGGATCCAAGAATTGACGTCAGAATGATGGCACTCTAGTATCGCGCCACTATTGTGCTATCAGTCTCCATTCGAGGGATCGAACATGTACCCACCCGCCCTCGTGGCGAGGTTGTGCCTAGCTTTGCTGTGCCTTTCTCCGCTACATCTTGCTCATGCCGCCCCCACTCCAGGGGAAACCGACCTCATTCGTGAACGTCAGGACCGCTTGCTCGAAGAGCAACGTCGGCGTCTCGAAGAGCTCAAGGAATTACCCGGCAAGGACGTCAAACCCGCCGCACCAACGGCGCCAGCCGACACCCGTTGTTTCCCGATCAAGGACATCGAACTCAAAGGCGCCGACAGCCTTTCCGAGCGCGAGAAAAACCGTCTGCTCAAGCCCTACATCGGCCAATGCCTGGGCGTCACGCAGCTCAATGAGTTGCTGAAAGTCATCACCGATCACTACATCGAAAAAGGCCTGG is drawn from Pseudomonas sp. 31-12 and contains these coding sequences:
- a CDS encoding papain-like cysteine protease family protein — protein: MLTTEATSFTGETLPRCLTGHLLNPQLSDVESAAPLSALAAASLNFTMQKQTQTNWCWAAVSASVGNYYGTGSWTQCGVATTALDRNCCNQPGPCNVYGYLDTALRITRSFNGMNQGSLQMSAIQNQINMGRPIGLRCAWYGGGAHFLTIYGTNGNYVLVADSIYGYSTRALNSFPGSYNGGGNWTNTYFTVKN